In a genomic window of Streptomyces katrae:
- a CDS encoding LCP family protein, with the protein MTSDATATATTTPEPEPGAGSEPKPGRSRASRIRRGLAWTAAVLVLGSAGAGWWVYSHLEGNIDSVDLDRAIGTDNRPPKVVEKAQNILVLGSDSRAGANGELDHGNVSGARSDTAMLVHIPEGRSRATAVSIPRDTLITRPECKDQDGKTVPGANRVMFNSVYSVAGPACVVKTVEQLSGIRVDHFVEVDFAGFKGLVDALGGVTVTLDQPMTGAKGGLKLDAGTHRLNGTDSLKFVRTRYGYGDGSDLGRIGLQQQFMLAMLSEIKKQDALGNPARLYKLADAGTKSLTTDSDLASLSALADFAQSMKGVDPSTMETIMLPVAYDKVDPNRVVIAQEQASQLWEALRTDQKVPASAKDSPAKGGGKGARSKSPAPEPSPSA; encoded by the coding sequence ATGACTTCAGACGCCACCGCCACCGCCACGACCACGCCCGAGCCGGAGCCCGGGGCGGGGTCGGAGCCGAAGCCGGGCCGGTCGCGCGCGAGCCGGATCCGCCGGGGCCTGGCCTGGACGGCGGCCGTCCTCGTCCTCGGCTCGGCCGGGGCCGGCTGGTGGGTCTACAGCCACCTCGAGGGAAACATCGACAGCGTGGACCTGGACCGGGCGATCGGTACGGACAACCGCCCGCCGAAGGTGGTGGAGAAGGCCCAGAACATCCTGGTGCTGGGCTCCGACTCCCGCGCCGGGGCCAACGGCGAGCTCGACCACGGCAACGTCAGCGGGGCCCGCTCCGACACGGCGATGCTGGTCCACATACCCGAGGGCCGGTCCCGGGCCACCGCGGTCAGCATCCCCCGCGACACCCTGATCACCCGGCCCGAATGCAAGGACCAGGACGGCAAGACCGTCCCCGGGGCGAACCGGGTCATGTTCAACTCCGTCTACTCGGTGGCCGGTCCGGCCTGTGTGGTCAAGACGGTCGAGCAGCTGTCGGGGATCCGCGTGGACCACTTCGTGGAGGTGGACTTCGCCGGGTTCAAGGGGCTGGTGGACGCCCTCGGCGGGGTCACCGTCACCCTCGACCAGCCGATGACGGGCGCGAAGGGCGGCCTGAAGCTCGACGCGGGCACGCACCGGCTGAACGGCACGGACTCCCTGAAGTTCGTCCGCACCCGCTACGGCTACGGCGACGGCAGCGACCTCGGACGCATAGGCCTCCAGCAGCAGTTCATGCTCGCCATGCTCTCCGAGATCAAGAAGCAGGACGCCCTCGGCAACCCGGCCCGGCTCTACAAGCTCGCCGACGCCGGCACCAAGTCCCTGACCACCGACTCCGACCTGGCCTCGCTCAGCGCGCTGGCCGACTTCGCGCAGAGCATGAAGGGCGTGGACCCGTCCACGATGGAGACCATCATGCTGCCGGTGGCCTACGACAAGGTGGACCCGAACCGGGTGGTCATCGCACAGGAACAGGCCTCCCAGCTGTGGGAGGCCCTGCGCACCGACCAGAAGGTGCCCGCCTCGGCGAAGGACTCCCCCGCCAAGGGCGGCGGCAAGGGCGCCAGGTCCAAGTCCCCGGCGCCCGAGCCGTCCCCGTCGGCCTGA
- the dxs gene encoding 1-deoxy-D-xylulose-5-phosphate synthase: MLLTRITGPRDLDRLSQEELTQLAAEIRSFLVDAVSKTGGHLGPNLGVVELTIALHRVFESPKDKVLFDTGHQAYVHKLLTGRQDFAGLRSKGGLSGYPSRAESDHDVIENSHASTVLGWADGLAKANEVLGREDHHVAAVIGDGALTGGMAWEALNNIAAAKDRPLVIVVNDNERSYGPTIGGLANHLATLRTTDGYERFLARGKEILERTPVVGKPLFETLHGAKKGLKDFIAPQGMFEDLGLKYIGPIDGHDIEALESALQRAKRFSGPVIVHCLTQKGRGYTPALEHEADRFHAVGVIHPDTGLPVKTAAASWTSVFADEMVKLGHERPDIVGITAAMLHPVGLNKFAEVFPDRVYDVGIAEQHAATSAAGLATGGVHPVFAVYATFLNRAFDQVLMDVALHKCGVTFVLDRAGVTGDDGASHNGMWDMSILQVVPGLRLSAPRDAEQLRAQLREAVAVKDAPTVVRYSKGVVGPAVPAVGKVGGMDVLRLPAPEVTHPDVLIVSVGALAPMCLEIADLLDKQGISSTVVDPRWVKPVDEAMAPLADRHRVVVTVEDNGRTGGVGAAVSQALRDAGVDVPLRDFGIPQRFLDHALRKEIMAEIGLTAPDIARQVTGLVAKLDGRFESEPAATVD, translated from the coding sequence GTGCTGCTGACCCGCATCACGGGACCGCGCGATCTGGACCGGCTCAGCCAGGAGGAGCTGACCCAGCTCGCCGCCGAGATCAGGTCCTTCCTGGTCGATGCCGTCTCCAAGACCGGCGGGCACCTCGGCCCCAACCTCGGCGTGGTCGAACTGACGATCGCCCTGCACCGGGTCTTCGAATCGCCGAAGGACAAGGTCCTCTTCGACACCGGGCACCAGGCCTACGTCCACAAGCTGCTCACCGGCCGCCAGGACTTCGCCGGCCTGCGCTCCAAGGGCGGCCTCTCCGGCTACCCTTCGCGCGCCGAGTCCGACCACGACGTGATCGAGAACTCGCACGCCTCGACCGTCCTCGGCTGGGCCGACGGCCTCGCCAAGGCCAACGAGGTGCTCGGCCGCGAGGACCACCACGTCGCCGCCGTCATCGGCGACGGCGCCCTCACCGGCGGTATGGCCTGGGAGGCGCTGAACAACATCGCCGCCGCCAAGGACCGCCCGCTGGTCATCGTCGTCAACGACAACGAGCGCTCCTACGGCCCCACCATCGGCGGCCTCGCGAACCACCTCGCCACCCTGCGCACCACGGACGGCTACGAGCGCTTCCTGGCCCGCGGCAAGGAGATCCTGGAGCGCACCCCCGTCGTCGGCAAGCCGCTCTTCGAGACCCTGCACGGCGCCAAGAAGGGCCTCAAGGACTTCATCGCCCCGCAGGGCATGTTCGAGGACCTCGGCCTGAAGTACATCGGCCCCATCGACGGCCACGACATCGAGGCCCTGGAGTCCGCCCTCCAGCGCGCCAAGCGCTTCAGCGGCCCGGTCATCGTGCACTGCCTCACCCAGAAGGGCCGCGGCTACACCCCTGCCCTGGAGCATGAGGCGGACCGCTTCCACGCGGTCGGCGTGATCCACCCGGACACCGGCCTGCCGGTCAAGACCGCCGCCGCCAGCTGGACCTCCGTCTTCGCCGACGAGATGGTCAAGCTCGGTCACGAGCGCCCGGACATCGTCGGCATCACCGCCGCGATGCTCCACCCGGTCGGTCTCAACAAGTTCGCCGAAGTCTTCCCGGACCGGGTCTACGACGTCGGCATCGCCGAGCAGCACGCGGCCACCTCGGCCGCCGGCCTGGCCACCGGCGGCGTCCACCCGGTGTTCGCGGTCTACGCGACCTTCCTCAACCGCGCCTTCGACCAGGTCCTCATGGACGTCGCCCTGCACAAGTGCGGGGTCACCTTCGTCCTGGACCGCGCGGGCGTCACCGGCGACGACGGCGCCTCCCACAACGGCATGTGGGACATGTCCATCCTCCAGGTCGTCCCCGGCCTGCGCCTGTCCGCCCCCCGCGACGCCGAGCAGCTGCGCGCGCAGCTCCGCGAGGCCGTCGCCGTCAAGGACGCCCCGACCGTCGTGCGCTACTCCAAGGGCGTCGTCGGCCCGGCCGTCCCGGCCGTCGGGAAGGTCGGCGGCATGGACGTGCTGCGCCTGCCCGCCCCCGAGGTCACCCACCCGGACGTACTGATCGTCTCGGTCGGCGCGCTCGCCCCGATGTGCCTGGAGATCGCCGACCTGCTCGACAAGCAGGGCATCTCCTCGACCGTCGTCGACCCCCGCTGGGTCAAGCCGGTGGACGAGGCCATGGCCCCGCTCGCCGACCGCCACCGGGTCGTCGTCACCGTCGAGGACAACGGCCGCACCGGCGGTGTCGGCGCAGCCGTCTCGCAGGCCCTGCGGGACGCGGGCGTGGACGTACCGCTGCGCGACTTCGGCATCCCGCAGCGCTTCCTCGACCACGCGCTGCGCAAGGAGATCATGGCCGAGATCGGCCTGACCGCCCCGGACATCGCCCGCCAGGTCACCGGCCTGGTCGCCAAGCTGGACGGCCGTTTCGAGAGCGAGCCGGCCGCCACCGTCGACTAG
- a CDS encoding amino acid permease, producing the protein MSSDLNSPFRTKTVEQSIRDTEEPEHALRKSLSAWDLTVFGVGVIIGTGIFVLTGIAARNNAGPATALSFVVSGVVCALAALCYAEFASTVPVAGSAYTFAYASIGELPAWIIGWDLVLEFALGTAVVAVGWSGYVRHLMHTNLGWDMPVALTSRDDGGSFDLLAFLLVLVLTAILVVGTKLSARITAIVVAIKVTVVLLVIVAGAFFIKADNYSPFIPPAEAQKAGSGWATAPLVQLMFGYQPTNFGVMGIFTAASLVFFAFIGFDVVATAAEETKNPQRDMPRGILGSLLICTLLYVAVTVVVTGMQYYKDMSPEAPLAEAFRAVDQPFFSGAISLGAAVGLVTVCMILLLGQTRVFFAMSRDGLLPRVFSVTHPKFRTPYRATVLLGVVIAVVAGFTPLEKLAELVNIGTLFAFVIVALGVIILRKTRPDLHRSFRTPWVPLIPIVSMAASLWLMLNLPAETWVRFGIWMVVGLVVYFLYGIRKSRLAQLGQEAKF; encoded by the coding sequence GTGAGCTCGGACCTCAACAGCCCGTTCCGCACGAAGACGGTGGAACAGTCCATACGTGACACGGAGGAGCCGGAGCACGCGCTCCGCAAATCGCTCTCCGCCTGGGACCTGACCGTCTTCGGTGTCGGTGTCATCATCGGTACCGGCATCTTCGTCCTCACGGGCATCGCAGCCCGCAACAACGCCGGCCCCGCCACAGCCCTCTCCTTCGTGGTGTCGGGCGTCGTCTGTGCCCTCGCGGCCCTGTGCTACGCCGAGTTCGCGTCCACCGTGCCGGTGGCGGGCTCGGCGTACACCTTCGCGTACGCCTCCATCGGGGAACTGCCCGCCTGGATCATCGGCTGGGACCTGGTCCTCGAATTCGCCCTCGGCACCGCCGTCGTGGCCGTCGGCTGGTCCGGGTACGTGCGCCACCTCATGCACACGAACCTCGGCTGGGACATGCCCGTCGCGCTGACCTCGCGCGACGACGGCGGCAGCTTCGACCTCCTGGCGTTCCTGCTGGTCCTGGTGCTGACCGCGATCCTGGTCGTCGGCACGAAGCTGTCGGCCCGGATCACCGCGATCGTCGTCGCGATCAAGGTGACCGTCGTGCTCCTGGTCATCGTCGCCGGCGCCTTCTTCATCAAGGCCGACAACTACTCCCCGTTCATCCCGCCGGCCGAAGCGCAGAAAGCCGGCAGCGGCTGGGCGACCGCACCCCTGGTGCAGCTGATGTTCGGCTACCAGCCCACCAACTTCGGCGTCATGGGCATCTTCACCGCCGCCTCCCTCGTCTTCTTCGCCTTCATCGGCTTCGACGTGGTGGCCACGGCGGCGGAGGAGACCAAGAACCCGCAACGGGACATGCCCCGCGGCATCCTGGGCTCGCTGCTCATCTGCACCCTGCTCTACGTCGCCGTCACCGTGGTCGTCACCGGCATGCAGTACTACAAGGACATGTCGCCGGAGGCCCCGCTCGCCGAGGCCTTCAGAGCCGTGGACCAGCCCTTCTTCTCCGGCGCCATCAGCCTCGGGGCAGCCGTCGGCCTGGTCACGGTGTGCATGATCCTGCTGCTGGGCCAGACCCGGGTGTTCTTCGCGATGAGCCGTGACGGACTGCTGCCGCGGGTCTTCTCCGTGACCCACCCGAAGTTCCGCACCCCCTACCGGGCCACCGTGCTGCTCGGTGTGGTCATCGCCGTCGTCGCGGGGTTCACCCCGCTGGAGAAGCTGGCGGAACTGGTCAACATCGGCACGCTGTTCGCCTTCGTCATCGTGGCCCTCGGCGTGATCATCCTCCGCAAGACCCGCCCCGACCTGCACCGTTCGTTCCGCACCCCGTGGGTGCCGCTGATCCCGATCGTCTCGATGGCGGCCTCGCTGTGGCTGATGCTCAACCTGCCGGCCGAGACCTGGGTCCGCTTCGGGATCTGGATGGTGGTCGGTCTCGTCGTCTACTTCCTGTACGGGATCCGCAAGAGCCGTCTGGCGCAGCTGGGCCAGGAGGCGAAGTTCTAG
- a CDS encoding ATP-binding cassette domain-containing protein, with the protein MVHVSAAPVLALRGVSKRFGAVQALTDVELEIHSGEVVALVGDNGAGKSTLVKTIAGVHPIDDGVIEWDGRPVSIGKPHDAQNLGIATVYQDLALCDNIDVVGNLFLGRELKRYGVLDEVEMERRARELLTTLSIRIPSVRIPIASLSGGQRQTVAIARSMLGEPRLVILDEPTAALGVEQTAQVLDLVERLRERGHAVILISHNMADVKAVADKVAVLRLGRNNGVFNVADTSQEEIISAITGATDNAVTRRAARTGEARK; encoded by the coding sequence ATGGTTCATGTGTCCGCTGCGCCCGTGCTGGCGTTGCGAGGGGTCTCGAAGCGGTTCGGTGCCGTCCAGGCCCTGACCGACGTAGAACTCGAGATCCACTCCGGTGAGGTGGTCGCCCTCGTCGGCGACAACGGCGCCGGCAAGTCCACGCTGGTCAAGACGATCGCCGGCGTGCACCCCATCGATGACGGAGTCATCGAGTGGGACGGCCGCCCGGTCTCCATCGGCAAGCCCCACGACGCCCAGAACCTCGGCATCGCGACCGTCTACCAGGACCTCGCGCTGTGCGACAACATCGACGTCGTGGGCAACCTCTTCCTGGGCCGCGAGCTCAAGCGCTACGGCGTGCTCGACGAGGTGGAGATGGAGCGCCGCGCCCGCGAGCTCCTCACCACCCTGTCCATCCGGATCCCCAGCGTCCGGATCCCCATCGCCTCCCTCTCGGGCGGCCAGCGCCAGACCGTGGCGATCGCCCGCTCGATGCTCGGCGAGCCCCGCCTCGTGATCCTCGACGAGCCCACCGCCGCCCTCGGCGTCGAGCAGACCGCGCAGGTCCTCGACCTGGTCGAGCGGCTGCGCGAGCGCGGCCACGCCGTCATCCTCATCAGCCACAACATGGCCGACGTGAAGGCCGTGGCCGACAAGGTGGCGGTGCTGCGGCTGGGCCGCAACAACGGCGTCTTCAACGTCGCCGACACCTCGCAGGAAGAGATCATCTCCGCCATCACCGGGGCCACGGACAACGCCGTGACCCGCCGGGCGGCCCGCACCGGGGAGGCCCGCAAGTGA
- a CDS encoding sugar ABC transporter substrate-binding protein — MNTRMRRAAVAVAAGAMAVSLAACGSAKEAGGEKKPSGTAAAGDAIKVGLLLPENQTARYEKFDKPLIEKKISDLTGGKAQVVYANAKQDATTQNSQVDTMITNKVNVLIIDAVDAKAIAGSVKKAKDAGIPVVAYDRLAEGPIDGYTSFDNEEVGKVQGKALLEALGDKAKDGQIVMMNGSVTDPNAALFKKGAHSVLEGKVNIGKEYDTKEWKPENANTNMAGALSALGKDKVIGVYSANDGMAGGVITALKAAGLNPLPPVTGQDAELAGVQRIVAGEQFMSVYKPYAPEAAAAAEMAVALAQGKKADDIINNKVDSPTTKGVPAVLIPVVSLTKNNIKDTVVKDGVYTVDEICTDKYAAACATLGLK; from the coding sequence ATGAACACGCGTATGCGTAGAGCCGCCGTTGCCGTAGCCGCCGGCGCCATGGCCGTCTCGCTGGCCGCCTGTGGCAGCGCCAAGGAGGCGGGGGGCGAGAAGAAGCCCTCGGGCACCGCCGCCGCCGGTGATGCGATCAAGGTCGGTCTGCTCCTGCCGGAGAACCAGACCGCGCGCTACGAGAAGTTCGACAAGCCGCTGATCGAGAAGAAGATCTCCGATCTCACGGGCGGCAAGGCCCAGGTGGTCTACGCGAACGCCAAGCAGGACGCGACCACGCAGAACTCCCAGGTCGACACGATGATCACCAACAAGGTGAACGTCCTCATCATCGACGCCGTGGACGCCAAGGCCATCGCGGGCTCGGTCAAGAAGGCCAAGGACGCCGGCATCCCGGTCGTCGCCTACGACCGTCTGGCGGAGGGCCCGATCGACGGCTACACCTCCTTCGACAACGAAGAGGTCGGCAAGGTGCAGGGCAAGGCCCTGCTGGAGGCCCTGGGCGACAAGGCCAAGGACGGCCAGATCGTCATGATGAACGGCTCCGTCACCGACCCCAACGCCGCACTGTTCAAGAAGGGCGCGCACTCCGTCCTCGAGGGCAAGGTGAACATCGGCAAGGAGTACGACACCAAGGAGTGGAAGCCGGAGAACGCCAACACCAACATGGCGGGCGCCCTCTCCGCGCTCGGCAAGGACAAGGTGATCGGCGTCTACTCCGCCAACGACGGCATGGCGGGCGGCGTCATCACCGCCCTCAAGGCCGCCGGTCTCAACCCCCTGCCCCCGGTCACCGGCCAGGACGCCGAGCTCGCCGGTGTCCAGCGCATCGTCGCGGGCGAGCAGTTCATGAGCGTCTACAAGCCGTACGCCCCCGAGGCCGCGGCCGCCGCCGAGATGGCCGTCGCCCTCGCCCAGGGCAAGAAGGCCGACGACATCATCAACAACAAGGTCGACAGCCCGACCACCAAGGGCGTCCCCGCCGTGCTGATCCCGGTCGTCTCGCTGACCAAGAACAACATCAAGGACACCGTCGTCAAGGACGGCGTCTACACGGTCGACGAGATCTGCACCGACAAGTACGCGGCCGCCTGCGCCACCCTCGGCCTCAAGTAA
- a CDS encoding sugar ABC transporter permease — MAKLANPAAPADAIPVVDPRLLVRERGLSGYLSEFGRKMKAGDLGSIPVVLGLIIIWGIFQGLNSNFLSPENLSNIAITMVATGMMAVGIIFVLLLGEIDLSVGSVSGVSGAIVAVLAVTHGVNEWVAILAAVAGGALIGALHGFFFAKIGAPAFAVTLSGLLFWSGAMLQILGSNGTINLDPDGVVGKLTTYYFSDVAAGYGLAAVAVVAYFLASYTDNRRREAAGVPSRPLSEVLLRTGLLAVFTFGPAVVFNQYKGLPLAVVLFVLALVGTDFVLRRTTFGRNVFALGGSVEASRRAGINVNGIRIAVFAIAGTFAAIGGLFWASKIAAANQSAGAGDLLMNVIAAAVIGGTSLFGGRGRTWNALLGVMVITSIQYGLALEGIATPIQYMITGAVLLATVVIDSVTRKTQKTAGRA; from the coding sequence GTGGCCAAGCTGGCCAACCCGGCCGCCCCGGCGGACGCGATACCCGTGGTGGACCCCCGCCTGCTCGTGCGCGAGCGGGGCCTGTCCGGCTACCTGAGCGAGTTCGGCCGCAAGATGAAGGCCGGCGACCTGGGCTCGATCCCGGTCGTCCTCGGCCTGATCATCATCTGGGGCATCTTCCAGGGCCTGAACTCGAACTTCCTCTCCCCGGAGAACCTCTCCAACATCGCCATCACGATGGTCGCCACCGGCATGATGGCCGTCGGCATCATCTTCGTGCTGCTGCTCGGCGAGATCGACCTGTCGGTCGGCTCGGTCAGCGGTGTCTCGGGCGCGATCGTCGCCGTCCTCGCCGTCACCCACGGCGTCAACGAATGGGTCGCCATCCTCGCCGCCGTCGCCGGCGGCGCCCTGATCGGCGCACTCCACGGCTTCTTCTTCGCCAAGATCGGCGCCCCCGCCTTCGCGGTCACCCTCTCCGGCCTGCTGTTCTGGTCCGGTGCCATGCTCCAGATCCTCGGCAGCAACGGCACCATCAACCTCGACCCCGACGGCGTGGTCGGCAAGCTCACCACGTACTACTTCTCCGACGTGGCCGCCGGATACGGTCTCGCGGCGGTCGCCGTGGTGGCCTACTTCCTCGCCTCCTACACCGACAACCGCCGCCGGGAGGCCGCCGGGGTCCCCTCGCGGCCGCTGAGCGAGGTCCTGCTGCGCACGGGCCTGCTGGCCGTGTTCACCTTCGGCCCCGCCGTCGTGTTCAACCAGTACAAGGGCCTGCCGCTCGCGGTCGTCCTCTTCGTCCTGGCGCTGGTCGGCACGGACTTCGTCCTGCGCCGCACCACCTTCGGCCGCAACGTCTTCGCCCTCGGCGGCAGCGTCGAGGCCTCCCGCCGCGCCGGCATCAACGTCAACGGCATCCGCATCGCCGTCTTCGCCATCGCCGGCACCTTCGCCGCCATCGGAGGCCTCTTCTGGGCCTCCAAGATCGCGGCGGCCAACCAGAGCGCCGGCGCCGGCGACCTGCTGATGAACGTGATCGCGGCGGCCGTCATCGGCGGCACCAGCCTCTTCGGCGGCCGCGGCCGCACCTGGAACGCCCTCCTCGGCGTCATGGTCATCACCTCCATCCAGTACGGTCTGGCCCTGGAGGGGATCGCGACTCCGATCCAGTACATGATCACCGGTGCGGTACTGCTCGCCACCGTGGTCATCGACTCGGTCACCCGCAAGACCCAGAAGACCGCCGGACGCGCCTGA